The following are from one region of the Etheostoma spectabile isolate EspeVRDwgs_2016 chromosome 15, UIUC_Espe_1.0, whole genome shotgun sequence genome:
- the kdm8 gene encoding lysine-specific demethylase 8, giving the protein MARLWSKISALLPHNEEQFPLQFSDKVESSVVEMLKRSRLQLYSDSTSASRMLNAQIILDFSWEKLNMGTWRLVDKEWRRVYSYGCLFKVGALCREDPSADEVLQAVRTCDMGLLMGAAIMDNVLQVIVQILQDEVRKSTKEEDKNDLTEAKRIKMESPRIPVIKEELAVPRIKCPSLESFNTNYLLPLKPVILEGIIEHWPALNQHPWSIEYLRSVAGCRTVPVEVGSRYTDEEWSQTLLTVNEFIDRYILNKDGGKGVGYLAQHQLFDQIPELKEDIRPPDYCCLGEGDEDDITVNAWFGPGGTVSPLHQDPQQNFLAQVVGSKYIRLYSPEDTDKLYPHQSQLLHNTSQVEVENPDTERFPEFAKAPYVECVLQPGDVLYIPVRHWHYVRSLELSFSVSFWWS; this is encoded by the exons ATGGCCAGACTCTGGTCAAAGATCTCTGCTCTTCTGCCTCATAATGAGGAACAGTTTCCACTGCAGTTCAGTGACAAAGTAGAGTCAAGTGTAGTGGAAATGCTGAAACGGTCTAGGCTGCAGCTGTACAGCGACTCTACGAGCGCCAGCCGAATGCTAAATGCCCAGATCATTTTGGATTTTTCGTGGGAGAAACTCAACATGGGAACATGGCGCCTTGTGGACAAAGAATGGAGACGGGTTTATTCGTACGGCTGTCTGTTCAAAGTAGGCGCTCTGTGTCGTGAAGACCCGTCAGCAGACGAGGTCCTGCAAGCTGTGAGGACTTGTGACATGGGTTTACTCATGGGTGCAGCCATCATGGATAATGTACTTCAGGTTATTGTTCAGATTCTGCAAGATGAAGTAAGGAAGTCCactaaagaagaagacaaaaatgACCTCACTGAGGCCAAG AGAATAAAGATGGAGAGCCCACGAATTCCTGTGATCAAAGAAGAGTTGGCAGTTCCCAGGATAAAGTGTCCTTCACTGGAGAGCTTTAACACAAACTACCTGCTCCCCCTCAAACCAGTGATTTTAGAGGGGATCATTGAGCACTGGCCCGCACTCAACCAGCACCCCTGgag CATAGAATACTTGAGGTCTGTTGCTGGCTGTCGGACTGTTCCTGTTGAGGTGGGATCCAGGTACACAGACGAGGAATGGTCACAGACACTGCTTACGGTCAATGAATTCATTGATCGATACATTTTGAATAAA GACGGAGGAAAAGGTGTGGGTTATCTCGCTCAACACCAGCTTTTTGATCAG ATACCAGAGCTAAAGGAAGACATCCGCCCTCCTGATTACTGCTGCCTTGGCGAAGGAGATGAAGACGACATTACTGTAAATGCGTGGTTTGGGCCCGGAGGTACTGTGTCTCCTCTTCACCAAGACCCTCAGCAGAACTTCCTGGCACAG GTTGTGGGAAGCAAATACATTCGCCTATATTCCCCAGAGGACACAGACAAGCTGTACCCTCATCAATCACAGCTCCTTCATAACACCAGTCAG GTGGAGGTGGAGAATCCAGACACAGAACGCTTCCCGGAATTTGCCAAGGCTCCGTATGTGGAATGTGTGTTGCAGCCTGGAGACGTGCTGTACATCCCCGTCCGACACTGGCATTATGTTCGATCCTTAGAGCTCAGCTTCTCTGTCAGCTTCTGGTGGTCATGA
- the ubfd1 gene encoding ubiquitin domain-containing protein UBFD1 isoform X2 has translation METEAKPKEAEPLCEDAEKVDTETTSYTDAGDATTQDSSISNGDDADGEQEMVDLKIIWNKNKYDLKIPVDNTGAQLKERIHSLTGLPPAMQKVMYKGLLPEDKTLREIKITNGAKIMVVGSTINDVLAVNTPKEAVQQEVKAEENKKEPLCRQKQHRKVLDKGKPDDIMPSIKGTKERLPTVPLSGMFNKSGGKVRLTFKLEQDQLWIGTKERTEKVPMGSIKNVVSEPIEGHEDYHMMAFQLGPTEASQYWVYWVPVQFVDAIKDTVLGKWQYF, from the exons ATGGAAACTGAGGCAAAGCCAAAAGAAGCCGAGCCACTCTGTGAGGATGCTGAAAAAGTTGACACAGAAACTACGTCATACACAGATGCGGGAGACGCCACAACTCAGGACTCTAGTATTAGCAATGGGGACGACGCAGACGGCGAGCAGGAGATGGTGGACTTGAAGATTATCTGGAACAAGAATAAATATGATCTGAAAATTCCTGTTGACAACACCGGAGCCCAACTAAAAGAGAGGATCCACTCACTCACTG GTCTTCCACCTGCAATGCAGAAAGTGATGTACAAAGGACTGCTTCCAGAGGACAAGACGCTACGTGAAATAAAGATTACAAATGGTGCAAAAATAATGGTGGTAGGATCTACAATAAATGATGTATTAGCTGTGAATACACCCAAAGAGGCTGTTCAGCAAGAAGTTAAGgctgaagaaaacaagaaagagCCTTTATGCAGGCAAAAG CAACACAGGAAAGTTTTGGACAAAGGTAAACCAGATGACATAATGCCATCTATTAAAGGAACAAAG GAACGATTACCAACAGTGCCTTTATCCGGAATGTTTAACAAGTCCGGAGGAAAAGTTAGACTCACATTCAAACTGGAGCAGGATCAGCTGTGGATCGGAACAAAGG agagaacagagaaagTCCCAATGGGCTCCATTAAAAACGTAGTGTCTGAGCCCATCGAAGGCCATGAGGACTACCACATGATG GCTTTTCAGTTGGGTCCAACAGAAGCGTCTCAATATTGGGTCTACTGGGTGCCTGTCCAGTTTGTCGATGCAATCAAAGACACAGTCCTTGGAAAATGGCAGTATTTCTAA
- the LOC116703143 gene encoding UNC93-like protein MFSD11: MADRRTFNVVILGVGFLFIFTAFTTCGNVEQTVVKSLQNGTFSGSGYHSLGIIYGVFSFSNLLAPTVVAVIGPKMTMFLSGLLYSGYIAVFIIPSTWSFYLTSVLIGIGAAMLWTAQGHFLVENSEASTINKNTGMFWALLQCSMLFGNLYIYFDWNGKTEISDSSRKNIFLSLLVASILGTLSFLVLRKSHHENEMLSEEEGQPLLSTPGMYKHRANTAMQDAKSEFKTILQLLKTKTMLLLSPCMAYTGLELSFYSGVYGTCIGATAQFGEAAKGLIGISGIVVGIGEIVGGGLFGLLCKNNRFRRTSVVFLGMVVHFVAVYLIFLNIPDDAPVVFSTTTQHKPYLTPSASIALLCSFLLGLGDSCFNTQLYSILGCVYAGQSTAAFAIFKFIQSVFAAVAFFYSGYLLLKWQLLLMVILGFSGTLCFFVVERMQNFSVDLQEY; encoded by the exons ATGGCAGACAGAAGGACTTTCAACGTTGTGATTTTGGGTGTGgggtttttgttcatttttaccGCCTTCACCACCTGTGGGAACGTTGAA caaacTGTAGTGAAAAGCCTGCAGAATGGTACTTTCAGTGGGAGTGGCTACCACAG CCTTGGAATAATCTATGGGGTTTTTTCGTTCTCCAATTTACTCGCGCCAACAGTCGTTGCAGTAATTGGACCGAAAATGACTATGTTTTTGAGTGGCCTTCTTTACAG TGGGTACATTGCTGTGTTCATCATCCCTTCAACATGGTCCTTTTACCTGACCTCTGTACTGATCGGCATAGGAGCAGCCA TGCTCTGGACAGCTCAGGGACACTTTCTGGTGGAAAACTCTGAGGCTTCCACCATCAACAAGAACACAGGGATGTTCTGGGCTCTCCTACAGTGCAG CATGCTGTTTGGCAacctttacatttattttgactgGAATGGAAAAACAGAGATATCAG acagcagcaggaaaaacatttttctgtcCCTGTTGGTCGCCTCCATACTCGGCACACTCAGCTTCCTGGTGTTGAGAAAGAGCCATCATGAAAACGAGATGCTCTCTGAAGAGGAAGGGCAGCCGCTGCTCTCAACTCCTGGGAT gtATAAGCACAGAGCAAACACCGCCATGCAGGATGCCAAATCAGAATTCA AAACCATCCTGCAACTTCTGAAGACCAAAACGATGCTGCTTCTGAGTCCCTGCATGGCATACACCG GCCTGGAGCTATCTTTCTACAGCGGAGTGTATGGGACGTGTATTGGAGCAACTgcacagtttggagaagcagctAAAGGCTTGATTGGCATCTCTGGGATTGTGGTAGGCATTGGAGAAATTGTGG GTGGAGGCCTGTTTGGATTGTTGTGTAAGAACAATCGCTTCAGACGGACCTCGGTGGTGTTTCTGGGAATGGTTGTCCATTTCGTTGCTGTCTATTTGATCTTCCTCAACATTCCAGACGATGCCCCGGTTGTCTTTAGTACCACCACCCAACATAAACCATATCTAACTCCAAG tGCATCCATTGCCCTGCTGTGCAGCTTCTTGCTTGGACTCGGGGACAGTTGTTTCAACACACAGCTCTACAGCATATTAGGCTGTGTTTATGCTGGACAAAGCACGGCTGCTTTTGCCATCTTCAAATTCATCCAG TCGGTTTTTGCAGCAGTGGCGTTCTTCTACAGCGGTTACCTCCTGTTGAAGTGGCAACTCCTGCTGATGGTCATCCTGGGCTTCTCTGGAACGCTGTGCTTCTTCGTGGTGGAGAGGATGCAGAACTTCTCCGTAGATTTGCAGGAATATTAG
- the rmi2 gene encoding recQ-mediated genome instability protein 2, producing MYKTATTTVQRKRPPPVKILSGQLRTAESRGTNDIGDGCVIRLGRGRFLLVSLVWMQGTVLEVQLDRDTVLLMDETGTFAVQGVNNIPKGKPCLTQGKYVMVMGVIQAVSPEPVIRAVKMADLSELAAHHRQMWKLEVEDLQQVLA from the exons ATGTACAAAACGGCGACAACAACCGTACAGAGGAAACGCCCACCGCCGGTTAAAATATTATCCGGTCAGCTAAGGACGGCAGAGAGCCGGGGGACAAACGACATCGGGGATGGGTGCGTTATCAGGCTGGGCAGGGGCCGCTTTCTGCTGGTGTCACTGGTGTGGATGCAGGGAACTGTCCTGGAGGTCCAGCTGGACAGGGACACCGTGCTGCTGATGGACGAGACGGGAACCTTTGCTGTTCAAGGCGTCAACAACATCCCCAAAGGGAAGCCGTGTCTGACCCAAG GCAAATATGTCATGGTGATGGGTGTCATCCAGGCCGTCTCCCCAGAGCCTGTCATCCGCGCAGTGAAGATGGCAGACCTCTCGGAGCTCGCCGCACATCACAGGCAGATGTGGAAGCTGGAGGTGGAGGACCTGCAGCAGGTGCTGGCCTGA
- the ubfd1 gene encoding ubiquitin domain-containing protein UBFD1 isoform X1: MATQDGSEEVIMETEAKPKEAEPLCEDAEKVDTETTSYTDAGDATTQDSSISNGDDADGEQEMVDLKIIWNKNKYDLKIPVDNTGAQLKERIHSLTGLPPAMQKVMYKGLLPEDKTLREIKITNGAKIMVVGSTINDVLAVNTPKEAVQQEVKAEENKKEPLCRQKQHRKVLDKGKPDDIMPSIKGTKERLPTVPLSGMFNKSGGKVRLTFKLEQDQLWIGTKERTEKVPMGSIKNVVSEPIEGHEDYHMMAFQLGPTEASQYWVYWVPVQFVDAIKDTVLGKWQYF; encoded by the exons ATGGCGACCCAGGATG GAAGTGAAGAAGTCATAATGGAAACTGAGGCAAAGCCAAAAGAAGCCGAGCCACTCTGTGAGGATGCTGAAAAAGTTGACACAGAAACTACGTCATACACAGATGCGGGAGACGCCACAACTCAGGACTCTAGTATTAGCAATGGGGACGACGCAGACGGCGAGCAGGAGATGGTGGACTTGAAGATTATCTGGAACAAGAATAAATATGATCTGAAAATTCCTGTTGACAACACCGGAGCCCAACTAAAAGAGAGGATCCACTCACTCACTG GTCTTCCACCTGCAATGCAGAAAGTGATGTACAAAGGACTGCTTCCAGAGGACAAGACGCTACGTGAAATAAAGATTACAAATGGTGCAAAAATAATGGTGGTAGGATCTACAATAAATGATGTATTAGCTGTGAATACACCCAAAGAGGCTGTTCAGCAAGAAGTTAAGgctgaagaaaacaagaaagagCCTTTATGCAGGCAAAAG CAACACAGGAAAGTTTTGGACAAAGGTAAACCAGATGACATAATGCCATCTATTAAAGGAACAAAG GAACGATTACCAACAGTGCCTTTATCCGGAATGTTTAACAAGTCCGGAGGAAAAGTTAGACTCACATTCAAACTGGAGCAGGATCAGCTGTGGATCGGAACAAAGG agagaacagagaaagTCCCAATGGGCTCCATTAAAAACGTAGTGTCTGAGCCCATCGAAGGCCATGAGGACTACCACATGATG GCTTTTCAGTTGGGTCCAACAGAAGCGTCTCAATATTGGGTCTACTGGGTGCCTGTCCAGTTTGTCGATGCAATCAAAGACACAGTCCTTGGAAAATGGCAGTATTTCTAA